In Sandaracinaceae bacterium, the following proteins share a genomic window:
- a CDS encoding acyl-CoA dehydrogenase family protein — translation MTTAAAIDTSEIDLFRANARKYLEKEVLPHYDRWEKDGIFPRSLWTSLGENGFLCVDVPEEYGGAGSVFRLSAVVVEELSRLGFGALASNVSVHSDIVAPYVLHLGSAAQKERWLPKMVTGEAVGAIAMTEPGAGSDLQAMKMKAEMKGDTYVLDGAKTFITNGQHCDLVVMAAKTDPAAGGKGITLFTVDCTLPGFTRGRNLEKIGHHAADTSELFLEGVTVPAGEVLGGLGKGFANLMNELPRERLILAIGALAACEGTIARTIAYVKERTAFGQPIAAFQNTRFKLAELEAQVRVNKAYIEACKDRYDRGELTAVDASVAKLTTTELQGKVADECLQLFGGYGYTTEYPVSRDFVDARIQRIYGGTSEIMKEIIARDILGR, via the coding sequence ATGACCACCGCCGCCGCCATCGACACCAGCGAGATCGACCTCTTCCGCGCGAACGCACGCAAGTACCTCGAGAAGGAGGTGCTCCCCCACTATGACCGCTGGGAGAAGGACGGCATCTTCCCGCGCTCGCTCTGGACGTCCCTCGGCGAGAACGGCTTCCTGTGCGTGGACGTGCCGGAGGAGTATGGCGGCGCGGGGTCGGTCTTCCGGCTGTCCGCGGTGGTCGTCGAGGAGCTGTCGCGGCTCGGGTTCGGCGCGCTGGCGTCGAACGTCTCGGTCCACAGCGACATCGTGGCGCCCTATGTCTTGCACCTGGGGTCCGCGGCGCAGAAGGAGCGCTGGCTGCCGAAGATGGTCACGGGCGAGGCCGTGGGTGCCATCGCCATGACCGAGCCCGGCGCGGGCTCCGACCTCCAGGCCATGAAGATGAAGGCCGAGATGAAGGGCGACACGTACGTCCTCGACGGTGCCAAGACCTTCATCACCAACGGCCAGCACTGCGACCTGGTGGTGATGGCGGCCAAGACCGACCCCGCCGCGGGCGGCAAGGGCATCACGCTCTTCACCGTGGACTGCACGCTGCCGGGCTTCACGCGCGGCCGGAACCTCGAGAAGATCGGCCACCACGCGGCGGACACGTCGGAGCTCTTCCTCGAGGGCGTGACGGTGCCCGCGGGCGAGGTGCTCGGTGGCCTCGGCAAGGGCTTCGCGAACCTCATGAACGAGCTGCCGCGCGAGCGCTTGATCCTCGCCATCGGCGCGCTGGCCGCCTGCGAGGGCACCATCGCGCGCACCATCGCCTACGTGAAGGAGCGCACGGCCTTCGGGCAGCCCATCGCGGCGTTCCAGAACACGCGCTTCAAGCTGGCGGAGCTCGAGGCGCAGGTGCGCGTGAACAAGGCGTACATCGAGGCCTGCAAGGACCGGTACGACCGCGGCGAGCTCACCGCCGTGGACGCCTCCGTGGCGAAGCTCACGACCACCGAGCTGCAGGGCAAGGTCGCGGACGAGTGCCTCCAGCTCTTCGGCGGGTACGGCTACACCACCGAGTACCCGGTCTCACGGGACTTCGTGGACGCACGCATCCAGCGCATCTATGGCGGCACGAGCGAGATCATGAAAGAGATCATCGCCCGCGACATCCTCGGGCGCTGA
- a CDS encoding tetratricopeptide repeat protein, with product MSSFALPRVILLGQILAGVLSLALPTEASACACCDGGDRADVLGFTDTDAALLERHGAEACEALDRLEVWRARSTSPVRCFDLHASEANRARRCDDWTYAEDFGEPSGASHPRRRFFPHAARYLAPTDIRATLARYEPPTQAGTAGSDDDDDDDEFGGHSHTLVVEVRTASGFEQVMVMDLTLGAPERVEEEGEDEDAEIAIPPPDAVEVHVAVSPGGANLVVLVHGFNSAPGMGHFPTEVRPAAVEGLDAARFVSERPVASLAIATSGAVSPFDEASSATTVARYNRAALAMHRARDYAGAMQLWVRLLAVAPADANVRYNLACALAKLGDGERALELLRDLHARAGAGCIVCRERLRRARRDPDLATVRQLRGYSELGASQPPASR from the coding sequence ATGTCCTCGTTCGCACTCCCACGCGTCATCCTCTTGGGCCAGATCCTCGCGGGCGTGCTCTCGTTGGCCCTTCCCACCGAGGCGAGCGCTTGCGCGTGTTGCGACGGTGGCGACCGCGCCGACGTCTTGGGGTTCACGGACACGGACGCCGCGCTGCTGGAGCGTCATGGCGCCGAGGCCTGCGAGGCGCTCGACCGCCTGGAGGTGTGGCGGGCCCGGAGCACCTCACCGGTGCGCTGCTTCGACCTCCACGCGAGCGAGGCGAACCGCGCTCGCCGCTGCGACGACTGGACCTACGCGGAGGACTTCGGTGAGCCCAGCGGCGCGAGCCACCCGCGGCGCAGGTTCTTTCCTCACGCCGCGCGCTACCTCGCGCCCACGGACATCCGCGCCACGCTGGCGCGGTACGAGCCGCCCACGCAGGCAGGCACTGCCGGCTCGGACGACGACGACGACGACGACGAGTTCGGCGGGCACTCCCACACACTGGTGGTCGAGGTGCGCACCGCGTCGGGGTTCGAGCAGGTCATGGTGATGGACTTGACGTTGGGCGCGCCCGAGCGGGTGGAGGAGGAGGGCGAGGACGAAGACGCGGAGATAGCCATTCCGCCCCCCGACGCCGTCGAGGTGCACGTGGCCGTGTCGCCCGGCGGAGCGAACCTCGTCGTGCTCGTGCACGGCTTCAACAGCGCCCCCGGAATGGGCCACTTCCCCACCGAGGTGCGTCCAGCTGCCGTCGAGGGCCTCGACGCCGCGCGCTTCGTGAGTGAGCGCCCGGTCGCGTCGCTCGCCATCGCCACGTCGGGGGCGGTCTCGCCGTTCGACGAGGCCTCGAGCGCGACCACCGTCGCACGCTACAACCGCGCCGCGTTGGCCATGCATCGGGCACGCGACTATGCGGGGGCCATGCAGCTCTGGGTGCGTCTGCTCGCGGTCGCCCCGGCAGACGCGAACGTGCGCTACAATCTGGCTTGCGCGCTCGCGAAGCTGGGCGATGGCGAGCGCGCGCTGGAGCTGCTGCGCGACCTGCACGCACGCGCTGGTGCAGGCTGCATCGTGTGCCGAGAGCGCTTGCGGCGTGCGCGGCGTGACCCAGACCTGGCCACCGTGCGCCAGCTGCGGGGCTACAGCGAGCTAGGCGCATCCCAACCGCCCGCCTCACGCTGA
- the dinB gene encoding DNA polymerase IV, which produces MTTILHVDMDAFYASVEQRDDPSLRGKPLIVGGGGRRGVVTAASYEVRPFGVRSAMSMVEAMQRCPHAVVVPPRMGRYVEVSAQVFAIFGRYTPIIEGLSLDEAFLDVTGSERLFGSGEVIAERIRREIHTELGLTASAGVAPNKFLAKLASDMNKPNGVTVVPRDPAAIRAFLAPMPIERMWGVGKVSAVKLRAAGFQCFRDFTTADDARLQALLGNSGPHYKQLALGIDDRAVEPEREAKTVGAEHTFETDIRQPDDLHTPILEQCARVASRLTRAGLYATVLTLKVKYGDHTLRSRQQQLDSPARDTDTLYQAAKALLGRFEHLERGVRLTGISAGGLTGDPATPLFGDPAREKRERLESVSAALRERFGERAIERARLVDQRAPRGFEGVSREMVPVRRDPDET; this is translated from the coding sequence GTGACCACCATCCTGCACGTCGACATGGACGCGTTCTACGCGTCGGTCGAGCAGCGCGACGACCCCAGCCTGCGCGGCAAGCCGCTGATCGTGGGCGGCGGCGGCAGGCGCGGCGTGGTGACCGCGGCGTCGTACGAAGTGCGCCCCTTCGGGGTGCGTTCGGCCATGTCCATGGTGGAGGCCATGCAGCGCTGCCCGCACGCCGTGGTGGTGCCCCCACGCATGGGCCGCTACGTGGAGGTGAGCGCGCAGGTCTTCGCCATCTTCGGGCGCTACACACCCATCATCGAGGGCCTCTCCCTAGACGAGGCCTTCCTGGACGTCACGGGCAGCGAGCGCCTGTTCGGCAGCGGCGAGGTCATCGCCGAACGTATCCGCCGCGAGATCCACACAGAGCTCGGGCTGACGGCCAGCGCGGGCGTGGCGCCCAACAAGTTCCTGGCCAAGCTCGCCAGCGACATGAACAAGCCCAACGGCGTGACCGTGGTGCCGCGCGACCCGGCCGCCATCCGCGCGTTCCTGGCCCCGATGCCCATCGAGCGCATGTGGGGCGTGGGCAAGGTCTCGGCGGTCAAGCTGCGCGCCGCGGGCTTCCAGTGCTTCCGCGACTTCACCACGGCGGATGACGCGCGCCTGCAGGCCCTGCTGGGCAACAGCGGCCCGCACTACAAGCAGCTGGCGCTGGGCATCGACGACCGCGCGGTAGAGCCCGAGCGCGAGGCCAAGACGGTGGGCGCCGAGCACACGTTCGAGACCGACATCCGCCAACCGGACGACCTGCACACGCCCATCCTCGAGCAGTGCGCCCGGGTGGCCAGCCGGCTCACGCGTGCGGGCCTGTACGCCACCGTGCTCACCCTGAAGGTGAAGTACGGTGACCACACGCTGCGCTCGCGGCAGCAGCAGCTGGACTCCCCGGCGCGCGACACCGACACGCTCTACCAGGCCGCCAAGGCGCTGTTGGGGCGCTTCGAGCACCTCGAGCGGGGGGTGCGGTTGACCGGAATCAGCGCCGGAGGCCTGACCGGCGATCCGGCCACCCCGCTCTTCGGCGACCCTGCGCGTGAAAAACGTGAACGCCTCGAGTCGGTCAGCGCCGCCCTGCGGGAGCGCTTCGGGGAACGAGCCATCGAGCGCGCCAGGCTGGTGGATCAGCGTGCGCCGCGGGGGTTCGAGGGGGTCAGCCGCGAGATGGTGCCGGTGCGCAGAGACCCCGACGAGACCTGA
- a CDS encoding transglycosylase domain-containing protein codes for MATRRQQLLRGAAISAPALLAAVAWFGVAPGVVRQRAEAALEERLGVEVTVEGASLRLRGVVLSDIRLRSASGGLDVQLDAVGVRGQLFGLATRGAAAVEYVQVRGARIAVDSSRGDLRAVLSRALRRRPASGSDDTAQEDGDASARRSPILEARNADITWRDEHGLLMRTSQADVRLDGPRLELGATRLEGDPDLAADSVLLGARARFYRGHAGWTLADAEVSGGQIVWEDASLGEQPNAERYLDRVRAALATLLPPPAPETDAAPVEDDGMRGWFARLAPDVRLVIRDVDLETHGLGRPAVRIDHLDAEFLAEDDGWFRLRGNGEPSGEGSLEWNVRVSPEELRGEGHANFEGISLALVAPLLPDMPWYEADRARVSGHLRMAAESTARISLEGDIALTDAAVSSPRIAPVPVFDINLAADGSAYFMPLERRLEVTRATLKVGEAELRVGGSLELGTDHYAVDVRASMNATPCDTVLRAVPEDLLGELRGFSFSGDIGGVASLRIDSRDLDATALRVEVSDGCTFLSVPGLADLRRVQVPFRHEVQEPNGEVFSMTTGPGTANWVSIHAMSPYFIHAVLAHEDSGFFNHSGFSILSVERALVRNLREGRFVLGASTISMQLAKNLFLNREKTLARKVQEALLTWWLETAMTKKKLLELYLNIIEYGPSVYGVRHAARHYFGRDADELSPAEGAFLATVLPAPRRMHNQYTQGRLGPVTRTRMASLLRHMAERGRLDQAALDYGLDELSRFRFRGRGGPPEHRDIPGSAGRLPFSTVVTSDEDWDSWEEAGAETGGGSDQDDLGDY; via the coding sequence ATGGCCACCCGACGACAACAGCTCCTGCGCGGCGCCGCCATCAGCGCACCGGCCCTCCTGGCCGCGGTGGCGTGGTTCGGCGTGGCGCCGGGGGTGGTGCGGCAGCGGGCCGAGGCGGCGCTAGAGGAACGGCTGGGCGTGGAGGTCACGGTGGAAGGGGCCTCGCTGCGCCTGCGGGGCGTGGTGCTCAGCGACATCCGGCTGCGCAGCGCGAGCGGCGGCCTGGACGTGCAGCTGGACGCCGTGGGGGTGCGCGGCCAGCTGTTCGGGCTGGCAACGCGCGGGGCGGCCGCCGTGGAGTACGTGCAGGTGCGCGGCGCACGCATCGCCGTGGACTCGTCGCGCGGCGACCTGCGGGCCGTCCTGTCGCGCGCGCTGCGACGAAGGCCGGCGAGTGGCTCGGACGACACCGCCCAGGAGGATGGTGACGCCAGTGCGCGCCGCAGCCCCATCTTGGAGGCCCGCAACGCGGACATCACCTGGCGCGACGAGCACGGCCTCTTGATGCGCACGAGCCAAGCCGACGTGCGCCTGGACGGCCCCCGTCTCGAGCTGGGCGCCACGCGGCTCGAAGGTGACCCCGACCTCGCGGCGGACTCCGTGCTGCTGGGCGCGCGTGCGCGCTTCTACCGCGGACACGCCGGGTGGACCCTGGCCGACGCCGAGGTGAGCGGCGGCCAGATCGTGTGGGAGGACGCGTCGCTCGGCGAGCAGCCCAACGCCGAGCGCTACCTGGACCGCGTGCGCGCCGCGCTGGCCACGCTCCTGCCGCCGCCAGCTCCCGAGACCGACGCCGCCCCGGTCGAGGACGATGGCATGCGTGGCTGGTTCGCGCGCCTGGCCCCGGACGTGCGCCTGGTGATCCGCGACGTGGACCTCGAGACCCACGGCCTCGGCCGCCCGGCCGTGCGCATCGATCACCTGGACGCCGAGTTCCTGGCCGAGGACGACGGCTGGTTCCGGCTGCGCGGCAACGGCGAGCCGTCGGGCGAAGGCTCGCTCGAGTGGAACGTGCGCGTGTCCCCCGAGGAGCTGCGGGGCGAGGGCCACGCCAACTTCGAGGGCATCAGCCTGGCGCTGGTGGCGCCGCTCCTGCCCGACATGCCCTGGTACGAGGCCGACCGCGCGCGCGTATCGGGACACCTGCGCATGGCCGCCGAGAGCACCGCGCGCATCTCCCTCGAGGGCGACATCGCGCTCACGGACGCGGCCGTGTCGTCGCCGCGCATCGCGCCGGTGCCGGTCTTCGACATCAACCTCGCAGCCGACGGAAGCGCGTACTTCATGCCGCTCGAGCGCCGGCTGGAGGTCACGCGCGCCACCCTGAAGGTGGGCGAGGCCGAGCTGCGCGTGGGAGGCAGCCTCGAGCTGGGCACCGACCACTACGCCGTGGACGTGCGCGCGTCGATGAACGCCACCCCCTGCGACACGGTGCTGCGCGCCGTGCCGGAGGACCTGCTGGGTGAGCTGCGGGGCTTCTCGTTCAGCGGCGACATTGGCGGCGTCGCGTCGCTGCGCATCGACTCGCGCGACCTGGACGCCACGGCCCTGCGCGTGGAGGTGTCGGACGGCTGCACGTTCCTCTCGGTCCCGGGCCTCGCGGACCTGCGTCGCGTGCAGGTTCCCTTCCGGCACGAGGTGCAAGAGCCCAACGGCGAGGTCTTCAGCATGACCACCGGCCCCGGCACGGCCAACTGGGTGAGCATCCACGCCATGAGCCCCTACTTCATCCACGCGGTGCTGGCGCACGAGGACTCGGGGTTCTTCAACCACAGCGGCTTCTCCATCCTCAGCGTGGAGCGCGCGCTGGTGCGCAACCTGCGCGAGGGGCGCTTCGTGCTGGGGGCCAGCACCATCAGCATGCAGCTGGCCAAGAACCTCTTCCTCAACCGCGAGAAGACGCTGGCGCGCAAGGTCCAGGAGGCGCTGCTCACGTGGTGGCTCGAGACCGCCATGACCAAGAAGAAGCTGCTCGAGCTGTACCTCAACATCATCGAGTACGGCCCCAGCGTGTACGGGGTGCGCCACGCGGCGCGGCACTACTTCGGGCGCGACGCCGACGAGCTGAGCCCGGCCGAGGGCGCCTTCCTGGCCACCGTGCTGCCCGCCCCGCGCCGCATGCACAACCAGTACACCCAGGGGCGCCTCGGCCCCGTCACGCGCACCCGCATGGCCAGCCTGCTCCGCCACATGGCCGAGCGCGGGCGCCTCGATCAAGCCGCGCTCGACTACGGCCTCGACGAGCTCTCGCGCTTTCGCTTCCGCGGCCGTGGCGGCCCGCCCGAGCACCGCGACATCCCCGGCAGCGCCGGGCGCCTGCCCTTCTCCACGGTGGTCACCAGCGACGAAGACTGGGACAGCTGGGAAGAGGCTGGCGCGGAGACGGGCGGCGGGAGCGACCAGGACGACCTCGGCGACTATTGA
- a CDS encoding GIY-YIG nuclease family protein: protein MTDWYVYVLVSQTGQRTYVGISTDPDRRLLQHNGERPGGARSTRAGRPWQHARLHGPFETRGEALRIERALKQRRGPARLLPLPSAQNSSLTELL from the coding sequence ATCACCGACTGGTACGTGTACGTGCTGGTCAGCCAGACAGGGCAGCGCACCTACGTGGGCATCAGCACCGACCCGGACCGCCGCCTGCTGCAGCACAACGGCGAGCGCCCAGGCGGGGCCCGCAGCACGCGCGCGGGCCGGCCATGGCAACACGCCCGCCTGCATGGCCCGTTCGAGACCCGCGGCGAGGCCCTGCGCATCGAGCGCGCGCTCAAGCAGCGGCGGGGCCCGGCGCGCCTGCTCCCGCTGCCCTCCGCGCAAAATTCTTCGCTGACAGAACTACTCTGA
- a CDS encoding CTP synthase has translation MNTRHTKFIFVTGGVVSSIGKGLTAASMGALMEARGLRVTNMKLDPYINVDPGTMSPYQHGEVFVTDDGAETDLDLGHYERFTSATMRRANNFTTGRIYDAVIQKERRGEYLGATIQVIPHITDEIKARVREATSNVDVAIVEVGGTVGDIESLPFLEAVRQIKVEEGPQNAISVHVTLIPYIKAAGELKTKPTQHSVKELLGLGIQPEMLICRVEQEDLPQGLRNKIAHFCNVPVASVIAAPDVKNIYELPIVLHAQKLDKQLCERLNIWTREPDLSAWKRISDAVVAPEHGSVSIAVVGKYVHLRDSYKSLHESLVHGGIANDVKVDLTYIDSEELESGDIAARLSKHHGLLVPGGFGDRGTEGKIRAIQYARENGVPFFGICLGMQMAVVEYARNICGLTGANSAEFNPDAQYLVVDIMPDQRGVKDKGATMRLGAYPCTLTPGSIAASIYGSEEITERHRHRYEVNNQHREKLLADGLVLSGLSPDKHLVEMVELPNHPHFVGCQFHPEFKSKPLKPHPLFTRFVGAAVKQRDTHEGARTGSSPSASVEA, from the coding sequence ATGAACACGCGCCACACCAAGTTCATCTTCGTCACTGGCGGAGTTGTGAGCTCCATCGGCAAGGGCCTCACGGCCGCGTCGATGGGTGCCCTCATGGAGGCGCGCGGCTTGCGCGTGACCAACATGAAGCTCGACCCGTACATCAACGTGGACCCGGGCACCATGTCTCCGTACCAGCACGGCGAGGTCTTCGTGACCGACGACGGCGCGGAAACAGACCTCGATCTCGGCCACTACGAGCGCTTCACGTCGGCCACCATGCGCCGCGCCAACAACTTCACCACGGGCCGCATCTACGACGCGGTCATCCAGAAGGAGCGGCGCGGCGAGTACCTGGGGGCCACCATCCAGGTCATCCCGCACATCACGGACGAGATCAAAGCCCGCGTGCGCGAGGCCACCAGCAACGTGGACGTGGCCATCGTGGAGGTGGGCGGCACCGTGGGCGACATCGAGTCGCTGCCCTTCCTCGAGGCCGTGCGCCAGATCAAGGTGGAGGAGGGGCCGCAGAACGCCATCTCCGTGCACGTCACGCTCATCCCGTACATCAAAGCCGCGGGCGAGCTCAAGACCAAGCCCACCCAGCACTCCGTGAAAGAGCTGCTGGGCCTCGGCATCCAGCCCGAGATGCTCATCTGCCGCGTGGAGCAGGAAGACCTGCCGCAGGGCCTGCGCAACAAGATCGCCCACTTCTGCAACGTGCCGGTCGCCTCCGTCATCGCCGCGCCCGACGTGAAGAACATCTACGAGCTGCCCATCGTCCTGCACGCCCAGAAGCTGGACAAGCAGCTGTGCGAGCGCCTCAACATCTGGACGCGCGAGCCGGACCTCAGCGCCTGGAAGCGCATCTCGGACGCGGTCGTGGCGCCCGAGCACGGCAGCGTGTCCATCGCGGTGGTCGGCAAGTACGTGCATCTGCGCGACAGCTACAAGTCGCTGCACGAGTCGCTGGTGCACGGCGGCATCGCCAACGACGTGAAGGTGGACCTCACCTACATCGACAGCGAAGAGCTGGAGTCGGGAGACATCGCCGCGCGCCTGTCCAAGCACCACGGCCTCTTGGTCCCAGGTGGCTTCGGCGACCGCGGCACCGAGGGGAAGATCCGCGCCATCCAGTATGCCCGCGAGAACGGCGTGCCCTTCTTCGGCATCTGCCTCGGCATGCAAATGGCCGTCGTGGAATACGCCCGCAACATCTGCGGCCTCACCGGCGCCAACAGCGCGGAGTTCAACCCCGACGCGCAGTACCTGGTGGTGGACATCATGCCCGACCAGCGCGGCGTGAAGGACAAGGGCGCCACCATGCGGCTCGGGGCGTACCCCTGCACGCTCACCCCGGGCTCCATCGCGGCCAGCATCTATGGCAGCGAAGAGATCACCGAGCGCCACCGCCACCGCTACGAGGTGAACAACCAGCACCGCGAGAAGCTGCTGGCGGACGGCCTGGTGCTCAGCGGCCTCTCGCCGGACAAGCACCTGGTGGAGATGGTGGAGCTGCCCAACCACCCGCACTTCGTGGGCTGCCAGTTCCACCCCGAGTTCAAGAGCAAGCCGCTCAAGCCGCACCCGCTCTTCACACGCTTCGTGGGGGCTGCGGTCAAGCAGCGCGACACGCACGAGGGCGCCCGCACGGGGTCGTCGCCCAGCGCCAGCGTCGAGGCCTGA
- a CDS encoding DUF502 domain-containing protein, which translates to MATVTKNVRIKKPTATQRLSRSFARGLLAVLPLLSTAALLWTIVRMLDGFAPLPIPGLGFVVFCVFITLVGMLGSTRRGRGLGLAVDHLIEKIPIVKVVYTAIKDLLNALVGDRKSFDQPIVVDLVPDGSIRTLGFVTCEQFDDPVLTGFVAVYLPQSYNFAGNLILVPRQRVHFIDADAGAFMAFIVSGGVAEMSATRTTIMDLSAFRSR; encoded by the coding sequence ATGGCCACAGTGACGAAGAACGTCAGGATCAAAAAGCCCACCGCTACGCAGCGGCTGAGCCGCTCCTTCGCGCGCGGGCTGCTGGCCGTGCTGCCCTTGCTCTCCACCGCTGCGCTGCTGTGGACGATCGTACGAATGCTGGACGGCTTCGCGCCCCTGCCGATTCCAGGGCTCGGCTTCGTGGTGTTCTGCGTGTTCATCACGCTGGTGGGCATGCTCGGTAGCACCCGGCGCGGGCGCGGCCTCGGGCTCGCGGTCGACCACCTGATCGAGAAGATCCCGATCGTGAAGGTGGTGTACACCGCGATCAAGGACCTGCTCAACGCGTTGGTCGGCGACCGCAAGAGCTTCGATCAGCCCATCGTCGTGGACCTCGTGCCCGACGGTTCCATCCGCACCTTGGGCTTCGTCACGTGCGAGCAGTTCGACGACCCCGTGCTCACCGGCTTCGTCGCCGTCTACCTCCCACAGTCGTACAACTTCGCGGGCAACCTGATCCTCGTGCCGCGCCAGCGAGTGCACTTCATCGACGCGGACGCAGGCGCCTTCATGGCCTTCATCGTGTCGGGCGGCGTGGCGGAGATGTCGGCCACCCGCACCACCATCATGGACCTCTCGGCGTTCCGGTCGCGCTGA
- a CDS encoding enoyl-CoA hydratase: protein MRTPPRSAKARPSHDQGAPVSRSEKIQVSTEEGVREIVIARPETKNSLLVTMYEALTEALLDAERDPEVQVILVRGEGGQFSSGNDLKDFLENAPDGPESPVFRFMHVIAECKKPIVAAVDGFAVGIGSTMLLHCDVVYAAPETQFILPFVNLALCPEAGSALVLPKVAGHRRAAEVFFFGEPFDTALALELGLVSRVVPKDELLDHARKRARRLAEKPQRALLATKQLLKRHSAPELNAHIDAESVVFCDLLKSDELKEAIGAFFEKRKPDFKRFR, encoded by the coding sequence ATGCGGACCCCGCCTCGCAGTGCTAAGGCACGGCCCAGCCATGACCAAGGAGCCCCGGTGAGCCGCAGCGAGAAGATTCAAGTCAGCACCGAAGAGGGCGTCCGCGAGATCGTCATCGCGCGCCCCGAGACCAAGAACTCGCTGCTCGTGACCATGTACGAGGCGCTCACCGAGGCGCTGCTGGACGCGGAGCGCGACCCCGAGGTGCAAGTCATCCTGGTGCGGGGCGAGGGCGGGCAGTTCAGCAGCGGCAATGACCTCAAGGACTTCCTCGAGAACGCGCCGGACGGGCCCGAGAGTCCGGTCTTCCGCTTCATGCACGTGATCGCCGAGTGCAAGAAGCCCATCGTGGCGGCCGTGGACGGCTTCGCGGTGGGCATTGGCAGCACGATGCTGTTGCACTGCGACGTGGTCTACGCCGCGCCCGAGACGCAGTTCATCCTGCCGTTCGTGAACCTGGCGCTGTGCCCCGAGGCCGGCTCCGCGCTGGTGCTGCCCAAGGTGGCCGGCCATCGCCGCGCGGCCGAGGTGTTCTTCTTTGGCGAGCCGTTCGACACCGCCTTGGCCCTGGAGCTGGGGCTGGTGAGCCGTGTGGTCCCCAAGGACGAGCTGCTGGACCACGCCCGCAAGCGCGCCCGTCGCCTGGCCGAGAAGCCGCAGCGCGCGCTGCTGGCCACCAAGCAGCTGCTCAAGCGCCACAGCGCGCCCGAGCTGAACGCGCACATCGACGCCGAGTCGGTGGTGTTCTGCGACCTGCTCAAGAGCGACGAACTCAAGGAGGCCATCGGGGCCTTCTTCGAGAAGCGGAAGCCCGACTTCAAGCGCTTCCGCTGA
- a CDS encoding alpha/beta hydrolase, translating into MTKPRSPTLRVQVERVVARGLMQFPEAAQRGLARLAPTTPLARELLHPQFQALLAANATRPKMHAQTVRAARSSYSGMMHMLSPAPVPMAKSVDLQVPVPATGASRAEQILVRVHYPLPVSAASPAIMYMHGGGFTVGDVPSYDAVCRDIAAQTGFPVASVEYRMGPEHPAPAATEDCVAAWSYLVQHAAELQLDATRMAVMGDSAGGKLSAAVAQQAKQRRLTPPALQVLVYPGLDLFNELPSKQRFAVGFGLEKATIDWFTSNYVDNDAIRQDTRVSPLLTKDLTGLAPAIVVVASDPLRDEGLLYAKRLKEAGVAVELLDYPRLIHGFFTMGGVVPVAAIAVAEVLGRTRSLLSRA; encoded by the coding sequence GTGACGAAACCGCGCAGCCCTACTCTCCGTGTGCAAGTCGAGCGTGTCGTGGCCCGCGGGCTCATGCAGTTCCCCGAGGCCGCCCAGCGCGGGCTGGCACGTCTGGCCCCCACCACGCCGCTGGCGCGCGAGCTGCTCCACCCCCAGTTCCAGGCGCTCTTGGCCGCCAACGCCACGCGTCCCAAGATGCACGCGCAGACGGTGCGCGCCGCACGCTCAAGCTACAGCGGCATGATGCACATGCTCAGCCCGGCCCCCGTGCCCATGGCGAAGAGCGTGGACCTGCAGGTGCCGGTGCCCGCCACGGGGGCCTCGCGAGCCGAGCAGATCCTGGTGCGCGTGCACTACCCGCTGCCCGTGAGCGCCGCGTCACCGGCCATCATGTACATGCACGGGGGCGGCTTCACCGTGGGCGACGTGCCTTCGTACGACGCTGTGTGCCGCGACATCGCCGCGCAGACGGGTTTCCCGGTGGCCAGCGTGGAGTACCGCATGGGGCCCGAGCACCCGGCGCCGGCCGCCACCGAAGACTGCGTGGCCGCGTGGAGCTACCTGGTGCAGCACGCCGCCGAGCTGCAGCTGGACGCCACGCGCATGGCCGTCATGGGTGACAGCGCGGGCGGCAAGCTGAGCGCCGCCGTGGCGCAGCAGGCGAAGCAGCGCAGGCTCACCCCGCCGGCGCTGCAGGTGCTGGTGTACCCGGGCCTCGATCTCTTCAACGAGCTCCCCTCGAAGCAGCGCTTCGCCGTGGGCTTCGGGCTCGAGAAAGCCACCATCGACTGGTTCACATCCAACTACGTGGACAACGACGCCATCCGGCAGGACACGCGCGTCTCACCGCTGCTCACCAAAGATCTCACGGGTCTCGCACCCGCCATCGTGGTGGTGGCCAGCGACCCGCTGCGGGACGAGGGCCTGCTGTATGCGAAGCGTCTGAAGGAGGCCGGCGTGGCCGTCGAGCTGCTGGACTACCCGCGCCTGATCCACGGCTTCTTCACGATGGGCGGCGTGGTGCCCGTCGCGGCCATCGCCGTCGCCGAGGTGCTGGGCCGCACGCGCAGCCTCCTATCCCGAGCCTGA